From Zea mays cultivar B73 chromosome 3, Zm-B73-REFERENCE-NAM-5.0, whole genome shotgun sequence:
GCGCGCCGGAGCCGAGCAGGTTCGGCAGGATCTGCGTCTTCTGCGGCAGCAACCCCGGCAATCGCGCCGTCTACGGGGACGCAGCGCTCGACCTCGGCAAAGAGCTGGTAATGCGCCGCCCATGGCAAGGCTGCGCCCGCGGCCGCTTCCAAAGTTTCTGATTTGGCTCGATCGCTCGATCACGCCTGACGCTCCGTGGCCGGACGGGATTCTGCGGGTTCTCGCCTCTGCAGGTGGCGAAGGGGATCGATTTGGTCTACGGCGGCGGGAGCGTCGGGCTCATGGGCCTGATCGCGCAGACGGTCCTTGGTGGCGGCTGCAGTGTCCTCGGGTACCCACTTACCTTGCGCATCCTGGAGAATTCTGCTTCTGTTCGAACTCTGCAATCTGTCTAACGTGTGGCCTCTCTGTTTGATCCGTTTGCAGAGTGATTCCGAGAGCACTCATGCCGCTTGAGGTGTGTATTAAAATTATTAACTGTCCTTTTCTTCTGTTCTCTTCTTTGTGTGTACCATTGGTAATTCTACTAGTTATTACTCTGCTCTAGCGGCTAACTGGTTCACATTTCACAAGAGAGAATTATAATATCTAGCTAACTGCGAAACAACTCTCAGCTAAAAACTAGAATCTGGCTCGCGTTTGGTTTTGCACCTGCTTACAGCTGTTCCATTTGAAATCTATCCATGAATTCTGCCCTGGATGTTGGTTTCACATGATCTTGCTCTAGTATGTAGCAGCTCACGTAGTCCTATGTGCTCTCCAGGCCACCATTTGATTCGTAAGGTTTGTTGGCGCTGATTGATTCCCCTTTGCTTCTGGGGCTTAGCAATAGGTGAGTAGGTGATCACTAAGGAAATGGAACTAGGGCTTCGGGGAGGTGAATTGCAGACTGCCAGTTTAGATTTTAGGGCGATACAACTTGGAGTTTTAATGTTTACCACTGGGTGGGTTTAATTATAAGAATGTGCAACTTGCCAATAGGACATCTCAACTTGAGGGGGAAATAGTGTGAGAAATAAAAAAAAATTCCATTAGGCAGTAGATGATAGGTTACGGATGATTGCCTTTATCTATATGTAACTCCAAACTGAAGAGTTTTGAATGCGGCAAAGACAACTAGAGCTAGGAAAACAAACATGCTACTCTTTCTAGCTAGTCGCTCCAAAGTGAATCCAGAATCCTAGAGATCAATTTTATACATGTCCTGCCGTGAAAGCTATAGCCATATATCTGAAGAATGGAGCTGCGAGAGATCTGAAACTATGACCTACTTTTAGTACTGTGTCTAAAAAGAAAAAACTCTACCTGCGGGGTAAGACAACTTCCAGACATTAATATTAAAAATGAAACATTCTCACGACAGGTTAAGAAAACCTTTGAACCACTGCACCATCTATATATATAGTGGCATTGTAGGCTATGTGAGAACACGATCGCGACCGGAGCCAGGCCATAGACTTGTGCTTTGGTGTGGGATATCCGAGATTTTTTAACCACAATCTAAAATTCGCTCCCATGGAAAGCAAATCCATGACCTGAGAAGTGCTATATCAACTCGGCTACAAACAaattttttcttcttctcaaactAGATATCTGGTGCTAGCGTTGGAGAAGTTAAGGTTGTCTCCGACATGCACGAGAGGAAAGCTGAGATGGCACGGCAAGCTGATGCCTTCATAGCTCTTCCTGGTACACAATCTACATCTTCTTTTTCTCCAGTACATGCTGGCAGCGACATGTATCTCGTTTGATATGGCGATGACGGGTCTCTGGACATCAGGAGGGTACGGAACAATGGAAGAACTGTTAGAGATGATAACGTGGTCACAGCTCGGAATTCATGACAAACCAGTGAGTATCAGTATATGGCCGTGAACAATGTATGTAGCTCAGTAGCTCATGTGCTCTGAACGAGTAACTTAATCTTGGCATACTGCAGGTCGGTTTGCTGAACGTTGATGGCTACT
This genomic window contains:
- the LOC100275503 gene encoding Probable cytokinin riboside 5'-monophosphate phosphoribohydrolase LOGL1, producing the protein MGDSAAGAPEPSRFGRICVFCGSNPGNRAVYGDAALDLGKELVAKGIDLVYGGGSVGLMGLIAQTVLGGGCSVLGVIPRALMPLEISGASVGEVKVVSDMHERKAEMARQADAFIALPGGYGTMEELLEMITWSQLGIHDKPVGLLNVDGYYDPLLMLFDRGATEGFIKLDCRDIIVSAPTAHELLKKMEHYTRSHQEVAPRTSWEMSELGYGKASES